Proteins co-encoded in one Saprospira grandis genomic window:
- a CDS encoding efflux RND transporter permease subunit codes for MKSIVSFFIKNSIAGNILMVVILLFGFFGLKNMKSTFFPPAPEKFINIQAVLPGASPEEIEQGIVLKIEENLKGLTGIEQVNSVSSENAASVTVEINSSFNIDLVKQDVENAVNQISSFPAGMESLRIFKQENRNFTFSFALSGNVPLKTLKMEARQIEDELRATPIMSKVTLSGFPEEEIEVAFREEDLIRYGISFQQAAAAVRASNLEITGGSIKGQEEELLVRARNKGYYAEELKNIPVRNTADGGIIYLYQLADIEDKWADDPERSFMNGEASVVITIQNTDEEDLLTIAEYMRNYVDEYNQQAGPIRATTIRDGSVTLQQRIDLLVENGVIGFILVLLALGFFLHWSIAFWVAAAIPISFAGMFIIGSSADLTINVVSLFGMILVIGILVDDGIVIGENIYAKYEQGMDRNQAALEGTMEVLPAVISAILTTVVAFSMFFFIEGRIGDIFGNMAFVVIMTLIFSLVEGMLILPAHLAHSRAMARDAKKTLFEQFFDRLIGGMDALMGWMRDRLFSPVLRLCLTGLQRSLPVAVLLGLMILSIAAVRGGLVKTTFFPFIERDNVDVTLTIPAGTREQSTNELLTYIEKKAWEVNEDYKAQREDGQDIIEKIERSLGPASYNGKLAITLMDGEQRATPVLEIQDAIRKKVGQLMGPESLSYGSSSVFGKPVSVAVLGDNLKDLDLAVEALKKELDAIEGLKDVLDDNQPGLREINVSLNDKGRQLGLNLQEVLAQVRGGFFGAEAQRLQRGRDEVRVWVRYKTEDRSNIGQLENMRIRFADGREFPLSEIANFKVERGVVSIKHLDGKREVKVEADIANKKVSVSDITTEIKEEIAPRLEAQFPSVEFSFEGQNKEQMKSANSIKQVLPIILILMFIIVALTFNSIGQAVIVFAMIPFGLIGVVWGHWFLDAPISFFSVLGIIALIGIMVNDALVLVSAYNGFIKEGLEPMQAAFEAGRSRFRAIVLTTLTTVLGLGPLMLETSFQAQFLIPMAISVAFGLLVATVVTLLLLPACLLLANRYKWLLAQFWTGEQFSPIEVEAAHKGRRNHFFLWLFGLVVIIAFFVLIMNLF; via the coding sequence AATCTATAGTATCCTTTTTTATTAAAAACTCGATTGCGGGCAATATCCTGATGGTCGTGATTTTACTCTTTGGCTTTTTTGGCCTGAAGAATATGAAATCGACCTTTTTTCCGCCTGCCCCCGAGAAATTTATTAACATACAAGCCGTTTTGCCCGGGGCCTCTCCCGAAGAAATTGAGCAAGGGATTGTATTAAAAATTGAGGAGAACCTCAAAGGTTTGACCGGTATTGAACAGGTCAATTCGGTCTCTTCTGAAAATGCCGCCTCCGTTACCGTTGAAATCAATAGTAGCTTTAATATTGATTTGGTGAAACAGGATGTGGAAAATGCCGTGAATCAGATTAGCTCTTTTCCGGCTGGTATGGAATCGCTGCGGATATTCAAGCAAGAAAACCGCAACTTTACCTTTAGCTTTGCCCTGAGTGGGAATGTGCCCCTGAAAACTCTAAAAATGGAAGCTCGGCAGATTGAGGACGAGCTCAGAGCCACCCCAATTATGTCTAAAGTGACCCTTTCTGGCTTTCCAGAAGAAGAAATTGAAGTGGCTTTTCGAGAAGAGGACCTCATTCGCTACGGCATTAGCTTTCAGCAGGCGGCCGCAGCCGTTCGAGCCAGCAACCTAGAGATTACTGGAGGAAGCATTAAGGGCCAAGAAGAAGAGCTTTTGGTGCGGGCCCGAAACAAAGGCTATTATGCTGAAGAGCTGAAGAATATTCCGGTCCGAAATACAGCCGATGGAGGGATTATTTACCTTTATCAATTAGCCGATATTGAGGATAAATGGGCCGATGACCCCGAGCGCAGCTTTATGAATGGGGAGGCATCGGTGGTGATCACCATTCAAAATACCGATGAAGAGGACCTTTTGACCATTGCAGAATACATGCGCAATTATGTCGATGAATACAACCAACAAGCAGGCCCTATTCGAGCCACGACGATCCGAGATGGCTCGGTGACCTTGCAGCAACGGATTGACCTCTTGGTAGAAAATGGGGTGATCGGCTTTATTTTGGTCCTTTTGGCCCTAGGCTTCTTTTTGCACTGGAGTATTGCCTTTTGGGTGGCTGCGGCCATTCCCATTTCCTTTGCCGGTATGTTTATTATTGGTAGCTCTGCCGATTTGACCATCAATGTCGTCTCGCTCTTTGGGATGATCCTCGTGATTGGTATTCTGGTTGATGATGGAATTGTAATTGGCGAAAATATTTATGCCAAATATGAGCAAGGGATGGACCGAAACCAAGCCGCCTTAGAAGGGACCATGGAGGTTTTGCCCGCTGTAATTTCAGCCATTTTAACGACGGTGGTTGCCTTCTCTATGTTCTTCTTTATTGAGGGCCGAATTGGAGATATCTTTGGCAATATGGCCTTTGTGGTGATCATGACGCTCATCTTTTCTTTGGTGGAGGGCATGCTCATTTTGCCGGCCCACTTGGCACATTCTAGAGCCATGGCCAGAGATGCTAAAAAGACGCTTTTCGAGCAGTTTTTTGACCGCCTAATTGGGGGTATGGATGCCCTGATGGGCTGGATGAGAGACCGTCTTTTCTCTCCTGTTCTTCGGCTTTGCCTAACGGGCCTACAAAGAAGTTTGCCCGTGGCCGTTTTGCTTGGCCTGATGATTCTATCTATTGCAGCAGTCCGTGGGGGCTTGGTCAAAACCACCTTTTTCCCATTCATTGAGCGTGATAATGTAGATGTCACGCTGACTATACCCGCAGGAACTCGAGAACAAAGTACCAATGAACTCCTTACTTATATCGAGAAAAAAGCCTGGGAGGTCAACGAAGATTATAAGGCCCAAAGAGAAGATGGCCAAGATATTATTGAGAAAATTGAACGCAGTCTAGGTCCCGCTAGCTACAATGGCAAACTGGCCATTACGCTGATGGATGGCGAGCAACGCGCTACCCCCGTTCTCGAAATTCAGGATGCCATCCGCAAAAAAGTAGGGCAACTCATGGGGCCCGAAAGCCTCTCTTATGGAAGTAGTTCGGTCTTTGGCAAGCCCGTTTCGGTGGCGGTTTTAGGCGATAATCTCAAGGATTTGGACCTAGCCGTAGAGGCCCTCAAAAAGGAGCTTGACGCTATCGAGGGGCTCAAGGATGTATTGGATGACAACCAGCCTGGCCTCCGAGAAATCAATGTTTCTCTCAATGATAAAGGCCGCCAACTAGGCCTGAATCTCCAAGAGGTGCTGGCCCAGGTTCGTGGCGGTTTCTTTGGTGCCGAGGCCCAACGCCTACAAAGAGGCCGAGATGAGGTCCGCGTTTGGGTGCGCTACAAAACAGAAGACCGCTCTAATATCGGTCAGCTAGAGAATATGCGCATTCGCTTTGCCGATGGCCGCGAATTCCCCCTCTCCGAAATTGCCAACTTTAAGGTAGAACGCGGGGTGGTGAGCATTAAGCACCTCGACGGAAAAAGAGAGGTGAAGGTAGAAGCCGATATTGCCAATAAAAAGGTCTCGGTTTCTGATATCACTACAGAAATTAAGGAGGAAATTGCCCCCCGCCTAGAGGCGCAGTTCCCCTCTGTAGAGTTCTCTTTTGAAGGCCAAAATAAGGAGCAAATGAAGAGCGCCAACTCTATCAAACAGGTCTTGCCGATTATCCTCATCCTGATGTTTATCATCGTGGCCCTTACTTTCAACTCTATCGGCCAAGCGGTGATTGTCTTTGCCATGATTCCCTTTGGACTGATTGGTGTGGTTTGGGGACACTGGTTTTTGGATGCGCCAATTAGCTTTTTCTCGGTGCTCGGAATTATCGCCCTGATCGGAATTATGGTCAATGATGCGCTGGTTCTCGTTTCGGCCTACAATGGCTTTATCAAAGAGGGCCTAGAACCCATGCAGGCCGCCTTTGAAGCGGGCCGCTCTCGCTTCCGGGCGATTGTACTGACCACTCTAACAACGGTTTTGGGCCTCGGCCCACTGATGCTAGAAACTAGTTTCCAAGCGCAGTTCCTCATTCCGATGGCTATTTCGGTGGCCTTTGGTTTGTTGGTGGCCACGGTGGTTACGCTCTTGCTTTTGCCCGCCTGTCTGCTCTTGGCCAACCGCTACAAATGGTTGCTGGCCCAGTTCTGGACCGGAGAGCAGTTTTCGCCCATCGAGGTGGAAGCCGCCCACAAAGGCCGAAGAAACCACTTTTTCCTTTGGCTTTTTGGCCTAGTGGTAATCATCGCTTTCTTCGTCCTGATTATGAATTTATTCTAA